Proteins co-encoded in one Corylus avellana chromosome ca9, CavTom2PMs-1.0 genomic window:
- the LOC132191949 gene encoding cationic peroxidase 1-like yields MASSILSTSTKFCLLFSLIVGIASAQLSSTFYDTSCPNVLSTIKSAVASAVQTEARMGASLLRLHFHDCFVNGCDASVLLDGTGVEKTAAPNNGSIRGFDVIDTIKSQVETACPGVVSCADILAVVARDSVVELGGPSWTVQLGRRDSTTSVASDAISNIPAPTLDLGGLLTSFSNKGLTADEMVALSGAHTIGQARCTTFRARAYNETNIDATYKTSLQSQCPSTGGDDNLSPLDVTSPTSFDNAYFTNLQNNKGLLHSDQQLFNGGSTDAQVNTYSANSATFLTDFANAMIKMGNLSPLTGTSGQIRTNCRAVN; encoded by the exons ATGGCCTCCTCCATTCTCAGTACTAGCACTAAATTCTGCCTTCTATTTTCACTTATTGTGGGAATTGCCTCTGCCCAATTATCCTCTACTTTCTACGATACATCCTGCCCCAATGTCCTTTCCACCATTAAATCAGCTGTCGCCTCTGCTGTGCAAACAGAGGCAAGAATGGGGGCATCGTTGCTCCGTCTTCACTTCCACGATTGCTTTGTTAAT GGATGTGATGCATCTGTGCTGTTGGATGGCACCGGGGTAGAGAAAACAGCTGCGCCCAATAATGGTTCGATAAGGGGATTTGATGTAATCGACACCATCAAATCTCAAGTGGAGACCGCATGCCCTGGTGTTGTGTCTTGTGCTGACATCTTAGCCGTTGTTGCCAGAGACTCTGTTGTTGAa CTGGGTGGACCTAGTTGGACAGTTCAGTTGGGCAGAAGAGACTCTACCACCTCAGTTGCAAGTGATGCTATTTCCAACATCCCTGCACCAACGTTGGACCTTGGTGGCCTTCTAACTTCCTTCTCAAACAAAGGTCTCACTGCCGACGAAATGGTGGCTCTTTCCG GAGCTCACACAATAGGCCAAGCCAGGTGCACAACCTTTCGGGCCAGGGCATACAATGAAACCAACATAGACGCCACGTACAAAACATCATTACAATCACAATGTCCAAGCACCGGAGGAGACGACAATCTTTCCCCTCTTGACGTCACTTCTCCAACAAGCTTTGACAATGCTTACTTCACCAACTTGCAAAATAATAAGGGACTGTTGCACTCGGATCAACAACTCTTTAATGGAGGCTCCACAGACGCTCAAGTCAACACTTATAGCGCCAACTCGGCAACTTTCCTAACAGACTTCGCCAACGCCATGATAAAGATGGGGAACCTTAGCCCACTCACTGGCACCAGCGGGCAGATTAGAACAAACTGTAGGGCAGTTAACTAA
- the LOC132162544 gene encoding uncharacterized protein LOC132162544, whose translation MEVRVGLLFVLVLGASWACDARQLVNTEFYSGNGRIFEISVMQINYQDQDSEVQTMKKVPRNDKLCTLCEEFANQALDYIAENKTQTEIIELLHLACSQVGPLRGECISLVDYYAPLFFLEVSSVQPETFCRKVNLCQQIAMISSQLHEDSCGLCHRTVAELLVKLKDPDTQLEIIELLLKACNSMENYVKKCKRMVFEYGPLVLANAAKFLETTDICTTLHACNSSIDSSTEASPMEEVPALSDS comes from the exons ATGGAGGTGAGAGTTGGGCTTCTATTTGTTTTAGTGTTGGGTGCTAGCTGGGCTTGTGATGCTCGACAACTGGTAAACACCGAGTTCTATAGTGGGAATGGAAGGATCTTTGAGATATCAG TTATGCAGATCAACTACCAGGATCAAGATAGCGAAGTTCAAACTATGAAGAAAGTTCCAAGGAATGACAAGTTGTGCACATTGTGTGAGGAGTTTGCTAACCAGGCACTTGATTACATTGCTGAAAACAAGACCCAGACAGAGATCATTGAACTGCTCCATCTGGCCTGCTCTCAAGTAGGCCCTCTCAGAGGCGAG TGCATCAGTTTGGTGGACTACTATGCCCCTCTGTTCTTCTTAGAGGTTTCTTCTGTACAACCTGAAACTTTCTGCCGAAAAGTCAATCTCTGTCAACAAATTGCAATGATTTCATCTCAACTTCACGAAGACAGCTGTGGACTTTGCCACCGCACTGTTGCAGAATTACTAGTTAAGTTGAAGGATCCTGACACTCAG CTAGAGATCATTGAGTTGCTTTTGAAGGCATGTAATTCCATGGAGAACTATGTGAAAAAG TGCAAGAGGATGGTTTTCGAGTATGGACCTCTAGTCCTTGCCAATGCAGCGAAATTTCTGGAAACAACAGACATATGCACCACGCTTCATGCCTGCAATTCATCTATAGATAGCAGCACAGAAGCATCGCCGATGGAAGAAGTACCCGCGCTGTCTGATTCTTAA